Genomic DNA from Sporomusaceae bacterium FL31:
CCGGGTTAATTGTTATAAGTCCTGGAAAAGACCCACGTGTTAAGGAAGTCGCATTATCTGATGCCGGCAAGCAAGCCACAGCAAAGGCTTGGCTGCTATGGGAAGAAGCGCAAGGTGAAATAAAGGAATACCTTGGAGAAAAGGATTTGGCAACTTTGGTAGAATTACTTTCGAGATTAGAGGCTCTGATGCCTTAATTCTATTATAAGAAATGGACGTGAGCCGAATTCATTCGGATGCACGTCCATTTCTTACATAAGCATAATCACATTGGCTTTAGTTTATAATAATATCTTTCAATTTACGTTTTGGCACATGATGTACGGCTTGATCATCACGCCAGTATTTAATGTCACCATCGCTGTCAATTTCATCAATGACAACGGTTTCCTTTGGCTTACCGAGTGCCAAGACTAGAACTATTTCATAGTTTTCTGATAAGCCCAGCACTTCGCGAAGTTTTTCTTTTTGAATGCTAGCAATGATACAACCGCCTAGACCCATTTCGGCAGCTCCTAGTAAGATAGTTTGAGCTGCAATGCCGCCGTCAGCGGGGGTTGCCATTTTGAATCCTTCCTTTTGTACAATAACGATGTAACCTGATGGGCGCTCTCCAGCCTCAGGACCCGGCCAATTGGTAAGGTATCCGGCCCACGCTAATGTAGGATATATTTTTTCGTTTAGTTCAGGTGTATTAGCGAGATAATACTTTAATGCTTGCTTGTTGGCACCGGAAGGGGTTTGGCGGGCATAATCCACTAGAGTTTCTAGTTGTTCCCGGCTAATTTGTTCACTTTCAAAGAAACGACGATAACTACGATTGGCTTTTACAAGATCACGAAACATAAGCAATGAACCTCCTAAAGTATATTTTTAGTTTTACTACTCGCAGTGCTACGGATGGAAGTATCTTATTTTACTTTATCAGCTTGCAGATTCGAAAACGATTCCTGCCTTAGCTATTAGTATACACTTTTTTCCTGGTTTGTTAAATTACTACTTGTATAGTTTTTTCATTTTTCTGAGTTGAAATATTAAAAGTGATCACAATGGGTATTACTTAAGAAACAAAAGAAGTCATGCAGAGCTAAATTACGGAAAATTAGAATTTTTAAAAGTGGACTTGTTAGCAACGAAAAGCCATGCTATACTCAACAAAATAAAAAAACTCAATCTAACTGGTGCTGATTGAAGAGCAAAAACAGTAATTTTGAAACTTGCGTGATTATATATAATGCTGATTTAAAAGCCGGAAATTCATTGTAAGAAAGGACGGTTACAGATGGAAATTGCGGTACGAGTGGGGAAGGATGGAAATACGACTACGCTTTACGAGCAAGGTTCAATTGTTGTATATCAAAAACAGTTCAATGTCTGGGTAACTAAGCGTGAGCATGTATTCAAGTTATTGCCTCAACAAGAGTTGCCTGAATTACGTAGAAATATGAAGGAACTTATGTTATTTCTTGGCTCATGTAAGATCTTTGTGATTAGTTCAATTGCTGGTATTCCCTATTTGATATTGGAGAAATCTGGGTTTAATGTTTGGGAAGCTGAAGGTAACCCAGGTGAATCATTGGATGAGGTGTTAGAAAAGGAAATGGAAGTAGCTTTAGCGAAGACTCAGATTCTTTCCATTCCGGAACCAATCGATATGGGCAATGGATTCTACCGTATTTCGTTATGCGGTGTACAGAAATTGGGCAATGGTGCAACTTCGAAACAGGTGCTTCAGCCATTTTTGCGTAATAGGCGATTTTATCAGCTAGAAGTGCTATGCAACCATATTCCGCCATGGCTGGAAGCTGAGGCTCAAAGCGGTAGGTTGAAGTGTATTACTGAGAAAATCGAAACAGGAGAACTGAGAGTGCTAATTAGTAAACAGATATGTGAAGAATAAATTCTACTTATTTGTACTTAGCGTTTAGGCCTTGGTTAATTGGAGACTGCCAAAAATTATGAGTCATATAAAAAGCTGCTGTTAATCAGCAGCTTTTTATATGGCGAATCTATAAAGGGAGAAGCTATTAATCAAGCGATAAGCGCAGACACTGACCAAGCTCTACGTAGGAAAGGAAATCCCGGCGTTTGTAAAATGTTTGGGTAGCGTTATATTGGGCTAACCAGCGGTTAAAAGAAACTTCAAAATGATTGGAAGCTGTATCATACAAGCGCATTCCTTCGAAGAAACGGCTCAGAGTAAACTTATGAAAGCTTTCTATTGTACCAAAAGATTGATCAGTGCTTTGCCAGGTTAAATCAAGCTGTTTTGCTGCTTTAGCTATGTTGAGACAAGATCCGTCATGAGAATGTCCTCGGTTTTTCTGTGAGCAGATGACTGTTGAGATTATTGCTTGACGTTGCTGATAAAACGGTAGGATTGCTTTTGTTAGTATATTAAATCCAATTTGTGAAGATCGTTCTTGTTGGAAGGCTGCAAAAGTATGACCGTTAAATCGATCAATGAAAAGATGCAGATACATTGGACCATGAAATTTATGTTGTAATCTTCGCGATGTCAGACATTCATAAATCAGTAATTGCCCTGGAGAATCTGATTCTAGATTGCGATCGCGAAAGGCTGGATTTAATCGTTCAATAAATCTGATTTGCTGTTCGCTAAGAACAGACTCTGTAGAAGTATGCAAGTTAAGTAGTTCGCGATAGACTGCAGTTCGGCTGCCAACACCGCTTTGATCTTTCAATAAAGTTAATTCTGCTAATGTAAGTTCTAATCCATATCGCCGGAAGAAGTTCAATAGACGAAAGTCATTCCAGAAAGGATTATGCAGGCAGACCGCTCTGACAGATTCTTGCAATTTGTCAGTGAGTTCTGGACTGACTATTGCATAGCCAGCAGATTCATCTAGGGTGTTCTGTTTGCTTTCTGGAAAATGCGGTGAAATATCAGGCAACGAATTCTCCAGAAGTAATAAGCGTAATCCGGCCGTCATGATTATTGCACCTCCTGTAATATATTTCGTTATTAGTTGTACACTTAAGCTTTTATCATACTGATTAAACAAAAAGGCCAACCCGACGTGAACCTGTCGGGTTGGCACTACAATGTGACCAACAATTCCATGCTTAATATGATAATGACTATAGTATACACAATAAAAATATTGATTGCAAGAGTTTATGTTTGGTTATGTTGGTTTATGTTAGTTGTAGTTAAATTTCAGAGATAACATCGCCCATTTGAGAAATATCGTACCCACCCATGCCAGAGATTTCATTTCGGAAATTTGTTGATTTTAATACAGCTAATACAGCCTGAAAGTGAGGCTTAGGCAGGTCTTCCTTACGAATAACCAAATCATAGCGTTCACGTTGCAATGGAATGAAATCTATTCCGTCCACCTGCAGTGCAGCTTTTTCAATACCGATACCAACATCAGCTTCACCACGGGCAACGCAGCTAGCGACTGCCAGATGACTCATTTCTTCGTGATTGTAACCTGCTATAGTTTGATGCTCAATGTTCAGTTTATGGAGCTTTTCGTCCAGCAGAACTCTAATACCGGCACCTCGCTCCCGGTTAACAAATGTGATGCCCGGTTTGGTCAAATCGGTCCAAGTCTGGATGTTTTTTGGATTGCCTTTAGCTACATAAAAGCCTGCAATTCGAAAAACTAAATTAATAACTACTGCTTTATGGCCTGGCAACAGTCGGCGTACATAGGGAGTGTTGTATTGATCCGAGTCACCATCCCATAGATGGGCAGTGACAAGGTTTGCATTGCCCCGGTAAAGCGCCATTAAGCCATCAATACTGCCAATATAGTTGCGAAGAAATTGAATATGCGGCATCTGTCGTTCTAAATGGCGGGTGAGGATATCAAGCGCAATATCCTGGCCGCAAATAATTAGCCCGTCCTGGGGTGGAAAAGGTGTTGCTGCCGTTGGGGGAGTTGTATGTAATGCAGTTGGCTGAAGACCTTTGGAAATTTTTTTATAGTTTTCAAGGTCGGTGGCTTCAACACGCACTTTACGACCTACTTTATACGCGATTAATTCGCCGCGTTTTATTAGCTCATATACCGTGAAACGGGATATTTTTAGAATTTTGGCCACTTCTTCTGGGGTATAGGAGATATCATCAGGCATAAGGTCACCTCAAATAATCAGTGTTGACTTCTATTATAGCACACTATATAATAATTCATAATATAATCATAGTTTGGTTATGTTCGGTTATGATAGTTTGTGTTAGTTGTGTGCATTTTCTGTTCTTGTTTTATGTGGTCCTGTTTGAAATCATTTAAGGTATTAAAAAAATTACATAAAAAGAGGAGAGAAAGTATGAAATCATCTCGATTAATGTTGATACTAACTATTCTTTTGGTTAGTATAGCCTTGCTAGCTGGTTGTGGCGGAACGAAAGAACAGCCACCTGCAGCGGCAGCTCAGCCAGTAGAACTCAATGTCTCAGCAGCGGCTAGCATGAAAGATGCTCTTGCGGAAGTGCAAAAGTTATATTTAGCTAAAAAGCCTAATGTAACTCTAGTATTTAATCTAGCTGCTTCAGGTGCTCTGCAAAAGCAAATTGAGCAGGGGGCTCCGGCGGACTTGTTTATTTCAGCAGCTGCCAAGCAAATGGATGAGTTAGAGGC
This window encodes:
- a CDS encoding NAD(P)H nitroreductase, producing the protein MFRDLVKANRSYRRFFESEQISREQLETLVDYARQTPSGANKQALKYYLANTPELNEKIYPTLAWAGYLTNWPGPEAGERPSGYIVIVQKEGFKMATPADGGIAAQTILLGAAEMGLGGCIIASIQKEKLREVLGLSENYEIVLVLALGKPKETVVIDEIDSDGDIKYWRDDQAVHHVPKRKLKDIIIN
- a CDS encoding molybdate-binding protein; the encoded protein is MPDDISYTPEEVAKILKISRFTVYELIKRGELIAYKVGRKVRVEATDLENYKKISKGLQPTALHTTPPTAATPFPPQDGLIICGQDIALDILTRHLERQMPHIQFLRNYIGSIDGLMALYRGNANLVTAHLWDGDSDQYNTPYVRRLLPGHKAVVINLVFRIAGFYVAKGNPKNIQTWTDLTKPGITFVNRERGAGIRVLLDEKLHKLNIEHQTIAGYNHEEMSHLAVASCVARGEADVGIGIEKAALQVDGIDFIPLQRERYDLVIRKEDLPKPHFQAVLAVLKSTNFRNEISGMGGYDISQMGDVISEI